GGCGCGGTATTCTCATGAACATCACCAACCCCAAGGTGTCGATTTTCTTTCTCGCCTTTCTGCCGCAGTTCGCCGACCCGGGGCGAGGGCCGGTGTGGGTGCAGATCCTGCTGCTCGGCGGCTTGTTCATCCTCGCCACCCTCCTGGTGTTCGGCGGCATCGCCCTGCTCGCCGGCACCCTGGGGACCTGGCTCAACCGCTCGCCGCGCGTCCAGCGCCTGCTCAACCGCCTGGCCGGCGCGGTGTTCATCGGGCTGGCCCTGACCCTGGCTTTCAGTGGACGCTGAGGCGAGCGCATCAAGGGAAAGGTTGCACTATCATTTTTTTAATTGCCGAAGTATAATTCGCGAATAATTTTTTAGGTCGGGTGCGGGTCGTCCCTTTGCGGGGCGGCTTTTTTCGTTGCGACCGAAACTTTTCCGGAAAGGATCTCCACCGTTCATGTCCCGCCGTTTCGTTCTGATGCTGGTCGTGCTCAGTCTGTTTCTTTCGTCCTGCACCACCTCTCCCTTGACTCTCATGCAGCAGGCCCTGGCCGATCGTCTGGCCCGCGAGCTCAAGCAGGCGCTGGGCTTGAGCGTGCGTCATGTGATCGCGCAGTTGGCCGAGCCGGGCGGCTATCTCGACAATCCCCTGGTGCGTCTGTTGGTGCCGCCGCAGGTCACCCTGGCCGTCAAGCTGTTGCAAGGAGTGGGGATGCTCTTCGACGAGGAGGCGGGCGATCCCCGCCAGCGCCTGGAAAAAGCCATGAATCAGGCCGTTTCAGCGGCCATCCCGACGGCCGCGCCGATTCTCGGCCAGGCCCTGGAGGATTTGCCCCTGAGCGAGGCGCGGGCCCTGCTCACCGCCGGGCGGACGGCGTTTACCGATTACCTCAAGGAAAAAACCGCCGATGCGCTCATGGAGCAGCTGCAACCGGCGGTGACGGCCAATCTCGGTCAGTTGGGCGCGCTGGGTCAATACCAGGAGCTGGTCGAAGGGTTACGCGCCCTGCAACTGGTGGCCCCGGAAATGCCCGAGGAGCTGCCTGCCGTGCCCGAGGAGCCCTTGGCGCCCGCGGAAGAATTCGAGCGCCTGGTGACGGAACAGGCCGTGACGGGGCTGTTCCGCATGGTGGGCGCCGAGGAGGAAAAAATCCGCCGCAGCCCGCTGTTTCAGGACATCGAACTGCTCAAAAAAGCCCTCGGCCAGCAGTGAGCGCGTCCTTGCGTCAACCCTCCCCGTAGAACCGTTCCCGACCCCGCAGCCAGGCCGCCGGCGCGAACCGGCGGCCGTGGACGGCGGCGAGCTTGTCCAGTTCCCTGACCAGGGACGGCAGCCCCTGACTGTCGGCCCAGCGGCACGGCCCGCCGAGAAACGGCGGAAAGCCGGTGCCGAAGATCATGCCCGTATCCACATCCTCCGGTGTTCCCACCACGCCTTCTTCCAGGCAGCGCGCCGCCTCGTTGACCATGAGCAGCAGCATGCGGCGCAGATGGGCGCGGGTCGCGCCGCGCGTGCCCTGCAGGCCCAGGCTCTGCGCCAGCGCCTGGTTGCGGCCGATGGTGCGCTCGCCCTGGTAGCGGTAAAAGCCGCGCCCGGCCTTGCGCCCCAGATCGGGCTGGACCGACGCCTGCTCGAGAAGTGAGCTTTTTTCCAGATAATCGAACGCCCCGCAGAGGGTCGCCCCGACCTCGGCGGCGATGTCCAGGCCCACCTCGTCCATGAGGCGGAAGGGCCCCATGGGCAGGCCGAAGGCGGTGGCGCGCACGTCGAGGTTGAGCCAGTCGACGCCGCTCTGGGCGATGAGGCAGGCCTCGTTGAGATAGGCCATGAGCAGGCGGTTGACGAGAAAACCCGGCCGGTCGGCGACGACGATGGGCGTCTTGCCCAGCTTGAGGGCGGCGTGGAACAGGGTCGCCAAGGTCTCGTCCGAGGTGGCTGTGCCCCGAATCACTTCAACCAACGGCATCTTCTCGGCGGGATTGAAGAAGTGCAGGCCGCCGAGGTTTTGCGGACGTTGGGCGCCTTGCTGCAAGGTGCTCACCGAAAGGGCCGAGGTGTTGGTGGCCAGGATCGCCGTTTCGGCGAGCAGCGGCTCGACCTCGGCCAGCACCGCCTGCTTCACCGCCATTTTCTCGAGCACCGCCTCGATG
This is a stretch of genomic DNA from Geoalkalibacter sp.. It encodes these proteins:
- a CDS encoding DUF4197 domain-containing protein; this translates as MSRRFVLMLVVLSLFLSSCTTSPLTLMQQALADRLARELKQALGLSVRHVIAQLAEPGGYLDNPLVRLLVPPQVTLAVKLLQGVGMLFDEEAGDPRQRLEKAMNQAVSAAIPTAAPILGQALEDLPLSEARALLTAGRTAFTDYLKEKTADALMEQLQPAVTANLGQLGALGQYQELVEGLRALQLVAPEMPEELPAVPEEPLAPAEEFERLVTEQAVTGLFRMVGAEEEKIRRSPLFQDIELLKKALGQQ